Proteins encoded within one genomic window of Bacillus thuringiensis:
- a CDS encoding MFS transporter encodes MEELQQNKSALEERGKPLLKNTNFLFLWAATLFSSFALAFFTFSQTWYIAKTLNLEASLGVVFVALSVPRLIFMIVGGAVADKFPKKNIMFYSNIIRAILVATILTWFIVGDVTLYTFALFALFFGLADAFFWSADGSILPELVEKSRLTQANSLTQMTNQASVILGPVLGGILIKFTNYETIFSITILLLIVAAILVQKIQFTLPEQQNTDKGMFTSIKEGILYVKESPFLSTFLLCSAFLNLFLIGPMQVGFPLFVKNVLHGDSLQFSYLEASVGGGMAIGAVIVGLKNINRRRGLFCIIMMLLSGVFFLSINFSTVLWQALLAGMFYGITIAMAIVPLMAMIQSTVKEEMMGRVMSLLMLSSMGFIPLSYAFTSIALAMGIPIVTVMKSGAIAVIVFVLFVAIRIPVVRKFD; translated from the coding sequence ATGGAGGAACTACAACAAAATAAATCTGCTTTAGAGGAACGCGGAAAACCGTTATTAAAAAATACGAATTTCCTTTTTCTTTGGGCAGCTACTCTTTTTTCAAGTTTTGCTTTAGCCTTTTTTACTTTCTCACAAACGTGGTACATAGCAAAAACATTAAACCTTGAAGCTTCACTCGGTGTTGTTTTCGTAGCTCTTAGTGTTCCAAGGCTTATTTTTATGATTGTCGGCGGCGCTGTAGCTGATAAATTCCCGAAAAAAAACATTATGTTTTACTCTAATATTATTCGTGCTATTCTTGTCGCAACCATTCTCACATGGTTCATCGTAGGTGATGTAACACTATATACATTTGCTTTATTCGCTTTATTCTTTGGACTTGCTGATGCTTTTTTCTGGTCAGCTGACGGATCTATCTTACCTGAACTTGTAGAAAAAAGCCGTTTAACACAAGCAAACTCACTTACACAAATGACAAACCAAGCATCGGTCATCTTAGGCCCTGTACTTGGCGGCATTCTTATCAAATTTACGAACTATGAAACGATCTTTTCAATCACAATTTTATTACTGATCGTCGCAGCCATACTCGTTCAAAAAATACAATTTACATTGCCAGAACAACAAAATACAGACAAAGGCATGTTCACTTCTATTAAAGAAGGAATTTTATACGTAAAGGAATCACCATTCCTTTCAACTTTCCTTCTTTGTAGCGCCTTTTTAAATTTATTTTTAATTGGTCCGATGCAAGTCGGTTTCCCGCTTTTCGTTAAAAATGTTCTGCACGGTGACTCGCTCCAGTTCAGTTACTTAGAAGCATCTGTAGGAGGCGGAATGGCAATAGGCGCTGTCATTGTCGGTTTGAAAAATATTAATCGTAGACGCGGTCTATTTTGCATTATCATGATGCTACTATCTGGTGTATTCTTCTTATCCATCAACTTTAGCACTGTACTATGGCAAGCATTATTAGCCGGCATGTTTTACGGTATTACAATCGCAATGGCTATCGTTCCGCTTATGGCGATGATTCAATCGACAGTAAAAGAAGAAATGATGGGGCGCGTAATGAGTTTGCTTATGCTATCATCAATGGGCTTTATCCCGCTTTCTTATGCATTCACATCAATCGCACTTGCAATGGGAATTCCAATCGTAACCGTTATGAAAAGCGGTGCAATCGCGGTTATTGTCTTCGTACTATTTGTAGCGATTCGTATTCCAGTTGTAAGAAAGTTCGATTAG
- a CDS encoding helix-turn-helix domain-containing protein translates to MGSLYNLMKPYSEFRSKEEFNTYQKQVLKCYRFQLNKTDTTIIHFLGKYAVNEQQKTVGVACPLMETIATNVGKSIRTVRRSIAKLEELGIIKRVATKERHKRGGYSANLYVFLTSAIDRMDDRMKMSACESEDRAAGCSGKEQKCEGETILSKNIPQIKEKRKGTYELDETYCRHDIPKPFIYALVPMTSNPKKINILWSKVELAYKKSGLLEQGVLLEQILADEEVNGNFIWRVKSVVRADKYGEIRKDIGALLYSTVRDLFLEVGLEWGAALRRSKGISLFDPFEKEPCV, encoded by the coding sequence ATGGGAAGCTTATATAATTTAATGAAACCATATAGTGAATTTCGAAGTAAAGAAGAGTTTAATACATATCAAAAACAAGTTTTGAAGTGCTATCGATTCCAATTAAATAAAACGGATACTACCATCATTCATTTTTTAGGGAAGTATGCGGTGAATGAGCAACAAAAAACAGTGGGAGTTGCTTGTCCGTTAATGGAGACAATTGCTACAAATGTTGGAAAGAGTATTCGTACAGTACGCCGCTCCATTGCAAAGTTAGAGGAACTAGGAATTATAAAGCGTGTTGCAACAAAAGAAAGACATAAGCGCGGTGGGTATAGTGCGAACTTATATGTATTTCTTACTTCTGCAATTGACCGCATGGATGACCGTATGAAAATGTCCGCATGTGAAAGTGAGGATCGTGCAGCGGGCTGTAGCGGAAAGGAGCAAAAATGCGAGGGGGAAACAATTCTTTCTAAAAACATTCCACAAATAAAAGAGAAAAGAAAAGGAACGTACGAGCTTGATGAAACGTATTGTCGTCACGATATACCAAAGCCTTTTATATATGCACTGGTGCCAATGACGAGTAATCCGAAGAAGATTAACATATTGTGGAGTAAGGTGGAGCTTGCGTATAAAAAGAGTGGACTACTAGAGCAAGGTGTTTTACTAGAGCAAATATTAGCTGATGAAGAAGTGAACGGAAATTTCATTTGGCGCGTGAAAAGTGTTGTGAGGGCAGATAAATATGGGGAGATTCGTAAAGACATTGGAGCACTTTTATATAGTACGGTGCGGGATTTATTTTTAGAGGTTGGATTAGAGTGGGGAGCTGCATTAAGGAGAAGTAAGGGGATATCGCTGTTTGATCCATTTGAAAAAGAGCCATGTGTATAA
- a CDS encoding DUF523 domain-containing protein, whose translation MIVISACLGGIACRYDGNDNLVSKIEELLQQEDTVLICPEVLGGLPTPRPSAEIIGGNGDDVLDGKAKVMTKDGEDVTEAFVSGAYKALDQIKNLHPEYIILKERSPSCGSSTIYTGEFNGNKQTGYGVTTALFKRHGFTVISEEDFENIKRN comes from the coding sequence ATGATCGTAATTAGCGCTTGTTTAGGTGGGATCGCTTGCCGGTATGATGGAAATGACAATCTCGTTTCAAAAATAGAGGAGCTTCTGCAACAAGAAGATACAGTCCTCATTTGTCCGGAAGTATTAGGAGGATTGCCAACACCTCGTCCCTCAGCTGAGATTATTGGCGGGAATGGCGATGACGTTTTGGATGGAAAAGCAAAAGTGATGACAAAAGACGGTGAAGATGTTACAGAAGCTTTCGTGAGTGGTGCTTATAAAGCGCTAGACCAAATTAAAAATTTACACCCAGAATATATTATTTTGAAAGAACGTAGTCCATCTTGTGGTAGTTCTACAATTTACACTGGAGAATTTAACGGGAATAAACAAACTGGTTACGGGGTAACAACTGCTTTATTCAAAAGACACGGATTTACAGTCATTTCAGAAGAGGATTTTGAAAATATAAAAAGGAATTGA
- a CDS encoding YxeA family protein, whose product MKRYIALFSILVVFASLLVGCDINRMGKDEYYVQITVDGKEYNGKSDNGEPYKNFEYKLKGFDKDGKEKELEFNAQKNLRKDAFLRVYHSDKKGVTAWEEVKKDELPAKVKEKLSVK is encoded by the coding sequence ATGAAAAGATATATTGCATTGTTTAGTATTTTAGTTGTATTCGCAAGCCTTTTAGTTGGTTGTGATATTAATCGTATGGGTAAAGATGAGTATTACGTTCAAATTACAGTAGACGGAAAAGAGTATAATGGTAAGTCTGATAACGGAGAGCCATACAAAAATTTTGAGTATAAATTAAAAGGGTTTGATAAAGACGGAAAAGAAAAAGAATTAGAATTTAATGCACAAAAAAATCTTCGTAAAGATGCATTCCTACGCGTATACCACTCAGATAAAAAAGGTGTAACAGCTTGGGAAGAAGTGAAGAAAGACGAGCTTCCTGCGAAAGTGAAAGAAAAGTTAAGTGTGAAATAA
- a CDS encoding methyltransferase encodes MCMKKFNEVVANHLRLESVLIPIGDGMTVSKVKK; translated from the coding sequence ATGTGTATGAAGAAGTTTAATGAAGTAGTAGCCAATCATCTAAGGTTAGAATCTGTACTCATTCCAATTGGTGATGGGATGACGGTTTCTAAAGTGAAGAAATAA
- a CDS encoding GNAT family N-acetyltransferase, with protein sequence MNPILLDVPLQIETDRLILRAPLQAGEGNVVHEAIKDSISELKQWLSLFQSIPTVEETEILLRNAHIDFLKRESFRYLIYHKETNNFIGTASLHGIDWKVSKCEIGYWINTRFSGNGYMTEVVNTLINLGFQLFKFRRIEIRCERNNTKSRAIPKKLGFELEGILRNEDLSADGKQLTDTCIYAKIK encoded by the coding sequence ATGAATCCCATTTTACTAGATGTTCCGTTACAAATAGAAACAGATAGACTCATTCTTCGAGCACCGCTTCAAGCAGGTGAAGGGAATGTAGTACATGAAGCTATTAAAGATTCCATTAGTGAATTAAAGCAATGGTTGTCTTTATTCCAGTCCATTCCTACTGTTGAAGAAACGGAAATTCTCCTGAGAAATGCGCATATAGATTTTTTGAAAAGAGAAAGCTTTCGCTATCTTATCTACCATAAGGAGACAAATAATTTTATTGGAACCGCTAGCCTTCACGGAATTGATTGGAAGGTTTCTAAATGTGAAATTGGATACTGGATTAACACGCGATTTAGTGGCAATGGATATATGACAGAAGTAGTAAATACGTTAATAAACCTTGGGTTTCAGTTATTCAAATTTAGAAGGATTGAAATACGATGTGAACGTAATAACACGAAAAGTCGTGCGATTCCTAAAAAATTAGGTTTTGAGCTTGAAGGGATATTACGTAATGAAGATCTTTCAGCTGACGGCAAACAACTAACTGATACTTGCATCTATGCAAAGATAAAGTAA
- a CDS encoding phage integrase SAM-like domain-containing protein — translation MSLKKKKRITKMESASKKYPQLTLEQALDIIISGKCAEGGRDRTLKDYMKMWGYFTDWLLDNYEVEYFDELTAEMFRNYINYMKYDKKRYEGHKFIDADKQGIGLCDTTININIRTLRALFNHLYREELIEVNPIGKIKLLRQDIDLTNSFTDEEVKGRLLQPNLRDFVGINVLLDSGLCIQELMSLRAADIFV, via the coding sequence TTGTCACTAAAAAAGAAAAAGCGTATTACAAAGATGGAGAGTGCTAGTAAAAAGTATCCGCAACTAACTTTGGAGCAGGCGTTGGATATTATTATTTCAGGAAAATGTGCGGAAGGTGGTCGAGATAGGACGCTAAAAGACTATATGAAGATGTGGGGATATTTTACCGATTGGTTGCTTGATAATTATGAGGTTGAATATTTCGATGAACTAACGGCAGAAATGTTTCGTAACTATATTAACTACATGAAATACGATAAGAAGCGTTATGAAGGGCATAAGTTTATTGATGCTGATAAGCAAGGGATTGGTTTATGCGATACGACAATCAACATTAATATTCGTACATTACGAGCATTATTTAATCATTTGTATAGAGAGGAACTAATCGAGGTCAACCCGATAGGAAAGATTAAACTATTGCGGCAGGATATCGACTTAACAAATTCATTTACCGATGAAGAAGTAAAGGGAAGACTACTGCAGCCTAACTTGCGAGACTTCGTAGGAATAAATGTTTTACTAGATTCGGGACTATGTATACAAGAACTAATGAGTTTAAGGGCAGCGGATATTTTTGTCTAG
- a CDS encoding HesB/IscA family protein has product MIEVTEQAAFQIKDMLKDAEDGEKYVRLAVHGGGCSGLSYGLGFEVEPKEDDTVLEFFGVEFVIDTESAPIVKGVKIDYKQSMLGGGFTIDNPNAIASCGCGSSFRTASNAGKPEEC; this is encoded by the coding sequence ATGATTGAAGTAACAGAACAAGCAGCTTTTCAAATTAAAGATATGTTAAAAGATGCTGAAGATGGAGAGAAGTACGTGCGCCTTGCTGTACATGGCGGCGGATGTAGTGGCCTTTCTTACGGCTTAGGATTTGAAGTAGAACCAAAAGAAGACGACACAGTTCTTGAGTTTTTCGGTGTTGAATTTGTTATCGATACAGAAAGTGCTCCAATTGTTAAAGGAGTAAAAATTGATTATAAACAATCTATGCTTGGCGGCGGATTTACAATCGATAATCCAAACGCAATCGCATCATGCGGATGTGGATCATCTTTCCGCACAGCATCAAATGCTGGTAAGCCAGAAGAGTGCTAA
- the dapF gene encoding diaminopimelate epimerase — MSQFSFTKMHGLGNSYIYVNMFEEQIPEEDLALVAEKVSNINTGIGADGMILICPSDVAPVKMRMFNNDGSEGKSCGNGLRCVAKYAYEHKLVEETVFTIETLAGIVTAEVTVEEGKVTLAKIDMGAPRLTRAEIPMLGEGETPFIRENFLYNNHRYAFTAVSMGNPHAVIFVDDVEQAPLTTLGPVLETHEMFPERVNVEFIEILNDAEMNFRVWERGSGVTQACGTGACAAVVASILNGKMEHGKEITVHLAGGDLMIAWTEEGNVLMKGPAEVICRGVYEYKIEA, encoded by the coding sequence ATGAGCCAATTTTCTTTTACAAAAATGCATGGTCTTGGCAATAGTTATATATATGTAAATATGTTTGAAGAACAAATTCCTGAAGAAGATTTAGCTCTTGTGGCGGAAAAGGTTTCAAATATTAATACTGGTATTGGAGCAGATGGAATGATTTTAATTTGTCCATCTGACGTAGCTCCGGTGAAAATGCGCATGTTTAATAATGATGGTTCAGAAGGAAAGAGCTGCGGTAACGGTTTACGCTGCGTAGCGAAATATGCGTATGAGCATAAACTAGTAGAAGAAACAGTTTTCACAATTGAAACGTTAGCTGGTATTGTAACGGCGGAAGTAACGGTAGAAGAAGGGAAAGTTACATTAGCGAAAATCGATATGGGAGCACCGCGTTTAACACGTGCAGAAATACCGATGCTTGGTGAAGGTGAAACACCATTTATTCGTGAAAACTTCTTATACAATAATCATCGTTATGCATTTACAGCTGTTTCAATGGGGAATCCGCATGCGGTTATTTTTGTTGATGATGTAGAGCAAGCACCTCTTACAACACTTGGGCCAGTCCTGGAGACACATGAAATGTTCCCAGAGCGAGTAAATGTTGAATTCATCGAGATTTTGAATGATGCAGAGATGAACTTCCGTGTTTGGGAACGTGGATCTGGTGTAACACAAGCTTGCGGAACAGGTGCGTGTGCTGCAGTTGTAGCCTCTATTTTAAATGGGAAAATGGAACATGGTAAGGAAATTACAGTTCATTTAGCTGGCGGCGATTTAATGATTGCATGGACAGAAGAAGGCAATGTATTAATGAAAGGACCAGCAGAAGTAATTTGCCGCGGAGTGTATGAGTACAAGATAGAAGCGTAA
- a CDS encoding YuzB family protein, which translates to MIKPLIEFCVGNLASGSQAALEKLEKDPNLDVMEYGCLGYCGICFEGPFALVNGEVVQGATVEELVNNVYEYLDENPMF; encoded by the coding sequence TTGATTAAACCATTAATTGAATTTTGTGTAGGTAACCTTGCGAGTGGCTCACAAGCAGCTTTAGAGAAATTAGAAAAAGATCCGAATTTAGATGTAATGGAGTATGGCTGTTTAGGATATTGTGGTATTTGTTTTGAAGGACCATTTGCTCTTGTAAATGGTGAAGTCGTACAAGGTGCTACAGTAGAAGAACTTGTCAATAATGTATATGAGTATTTGGATGAAAATCCAATGTTTTAA
- a CDS encoding NAD(P)/FAD-dependent oxidoreductase: MKHLVILGGGYGGMRILQRLLPSNQLPDDVQVTLIDKVPYHCFKTEYYALVAGTISETHIRIPFPEHPRLNIQYGTITNIDLEEKAVHLDGGEAIQYDDLIIGLGCEDKYHNVPGAKEYTHSLQSIEQTRKTYEQLNSLEPNATVAVVGAGLSGVEVASELRESRSDLKIYLFDRKDRILFPYPEKLSRYVEEWFVKHKVNIIRNSNITKVEPNIVYNHDEPLECDAIVWTAGIQANEVVRNLPVEQDGSGRVVLTKYHNIPNNEHVYVVGDCAALPHAPSAQLAEGQGEQIVQILLKRWNNESLPDELPVIKLKGVLGSLGKKHGFGLLANQPLMGRVPRLLKSGLLWMYKYHKG, from the coding sequence ATGAAACACCTCGTAATACTAGGTGGCGGCTACGGTGGAATGAGAATTCTGCAACGGCTACTTCCAAGCAACCAACTTCCGGATGATGTACAAGTGACATTAATCGACAAAGTACCATACCATTGTTTCAAAACTGAATATTATGCATTAGTAGCGGGTACAATTTCAGAAACGCATATTCGCATACCGTTTCCTGAGCACCCACGCCTTAATATTCAATACGGCACAATAACAAATATTGATCTCGAAGAAAAAGCTGTTCATCTTGATGGCGGCGAAGCAATCCAATATGATGATTTAATTATCGGACTTGGCTGTGAAGATAAATATCATAACGTTCCTGGAGCAAAGGAATATACACACAGTCTACAATCAATTGAACAAACACGTAAGACATATGAACAATTAAATAGCCTAGAACCGAATGCAACAGTTGCTGTTGTTGGTGCTGGCTTAAGTGGCGTTGAAGTAGCAAGTGAACTTCGCGAAAGCCGTTCTGATTTAAAAATCTATTTATTTGATCGAAAAGATAGAATTTTATTCCCATATCCAGAGAAATTAAGTAGATATGTAGAAGAATGGTTTGTAAAGCATAAAGTTAACATTATACGAAACTCTAACATTACAAAAGTAGAACCAAATATTGTGTACAACCATGATGAACCACTTGAATGTGATGCAATCGTCTGGACGGCTGGTATTCAAGCAAATGAAGTTGTTCGAAACCTTCCAGTTGAACAAGATGGTAGCGGACGGGTTGTTTTAACAAAATATCACAATATTCCAAATAACGAGCACGTTTACGTTGTAGGAGATTGTGCAGCACTTCCACATGCACCATCTGCTCAGCTTGCTGAAGGTCAAGGAGAACAAATTGTCCAAATATTATTAAAACGTTGGAATAATGAATCACTTCCTGATGAACTACCTGTAATTAAATTAAAAGGTGTTCTCGGCTCTCTTGGTAAGAAGCACGGCTTTGGTTTACTAGCAAATCAGCCCTTAATGGGGCGTGTACCGAGATTATTGAAATCTGGTCTTCTTTGGATGTACAAATATCATAAAGGTTAA
- a CDS encoding aspartyl-phosphate phosphatase Spo0E family protein gives MNVTKLNDRIEMKKKELIYLVEKYGFTHDKVISFSQELDRLLNLLLEIKTKKKRCSL, from the coding sequence ATGAATGTAACGAAACTAAACGATCGAATAGAAATGAAGAAGAAAGAATTGATCTATCTTGTTGAAAAGTACGGATTCACTCATGATAAAGTAATTTCTTTCAGCCAAGAATTGGATCGCTTACTTAACTTGTTACTAGAGATTAAAACGAAAAAGAAACGGTGCTCTTTATAA
- a CDS encoding ABC transporter ATP-binding protein, whose protein sequence is MFILKDITYKDILSIPYLQIQKEKITCIIGESGSGKSTLLRMLNDLQSPTSGTIEYNGKLISDYPPIQLRRDVVMLGQTPPIFDGTIKDNLLMGLRLSEKPFPNDDALRSALTTVSLEKNVEDNANSLSGGEKQRLSFARIVLMDPPVYLLDEPTSALDSDTERRVMKQFTTLAREKKKTVIFITHSQQLPEEIADDIIEINKANGATRKEVLSVEGRY, encoded by the coding sequence ATGTTTATATTAAAAGACATTACATATAAAGATATACTAAGTATTCCTTATTTACAGATTCAAAAAGAAAAAATCACATGTATTATCGGTGAAAGCGGGAGCGGAAAAAGTACATTGCTCCGCATGCTAAATGATTTACAATCTCCAACATCCGGTACAATTGAATATAATGGAAAACTAATTTCTGATTATCCCCCTATTCAATTACGACGTGACGTAGTCATGCTTGGGCAAACTCCACCTATTTTTGATGGCACGATTAAAGACAATCTATTAATGGGACTTCGTCTTTCTGAAAAACCATTTCCAAATGATGATGCCCTGCGAAGCGCATTAACGACTGTTAGCTTAGAAAAAAATGTAGAAGACAACGCTAATTCATTATCGGGCGGGGAAAAACAACGACTTTCTTTTGCACGTATTGTACTTATGGATCCACCTGTCTATTTATTAGATGAACCAACTTCAGCGTTAGATAGCGATACAGAAAGACGCGTTATGAAGCAATTTACTACGCTAGCAAGAGAAAAGAAAAAAACAGTTATCTTCATCACACACTCACAACAACTTCCAGAAGAAATTGCGGACGATATTATTGAGATTAATAAAGCAAACGGTGCAACTAGAAAGGAAGTGCTCTCAGTTGAAGGGCGTTATTGA
- a CDS encoding ABC transporter permease has product MKGVIELQIWQLAAAYIFILILIGLVKLKGIPREKQIALATFRMTIQLVLVAYVLTYVFENSNLFYTIALITSITTFAIFNIYKRVNIPMSKELKRVAALSMVAGSIGPLLLFIFVIIGHDPWYAPQYIVPITGMLVGNAMTGVSLGANTFLNNMKSQRSQIEGALMLGATPKEATAPLIRDAFDSAILPTINSMVGMGIISLPGMMTGQILAGVSPFTAIQYQIAIILGISGSTAFAVIIFLQLGYKTFFNKRCQLKEVDYTAQ; this is encoded by the coding sequence TTGAAGGGCGTTATTGAACTCCAAATTTGGCAACTTGCCGCTGCATATATTTTCATTCTTATTTTAATCGGGCTCGTGAAATTAAAAGGGATACCTCGCGAAAAACAAATTGCCCTCGCAACGTTCCGTATGACAATTCAGCTCGTACTCGTTGCTTACGTCCTAACATACGTATTTGAAAATAGTAACCTATTTTATACAATTGCTCTCATTACTTCTATTACTACCTTTGCAATTTTTAATATTTATAAACGAGTTAACATCCCAATGTCTAAAGAATTAAAACGAGTAGCCGCCCTTTCTATGGTTGCCGGATCAATTGGGCCACTTCTACTATTTATTTTTGTTATTATTGGGCACGACCCATGGTATGCGCCGCAATATATCGTTCCGATTACAGGCATGTTAGTTGGGAATGCCATGACTGGTGTTTCTCTCGGTGCCAATACGTTCTTAAACAATATGAAATCGCAAAGAAGTCAAATTGAAGGGGCACTTATGCTAGGCGCAACACCGAAAGAAGCAACTGCTCCACTCATACGCGACGCTTTTGACTCTGCCATTTTACCAACGATCAATTCTATGGTCGGAATGGGGATTATAAGCTTACCGGGCATGATGACCGGGCAAATCTTAGCTGGTGTATCACCATTTACAGCCATTCAATATCAAATTGCTATCATACTTGGTATTTCAGGAAGTACCGCTTTTGCTGTCATTATCTTCTTGCAGCTCGGATATAAAACGTTCTTTAATAAACGGTGTCAGTTGAAAGAGGTTGACTATACTGCGCAGTAA
- the phnA gene encoding alkylphosphonate utilization operon protein PhnA encodes MATLPNCPKCNSEYTYEDGVLFVCPECAHEWGQEAEAENNDGAKVVKDANGNVLQDGDAVTVIKDLKVKGTSSVVKIGTKVKSIRLVDGDHDIDCKIDGFGAMKLKSQFVKKA; translated from the coding sequence ATGGCTACTTTACCAAATTGTCCAAAATGTAATTCAGAATATACGTATGAGGATGGCGTTCTTTTCGTATGTCCAGAATGTGCTCATGAGTGGGGCCAAGAAGCAGAAGCTGAAAATAATGATGGTGCAAAAGTTGTAAAAGATGCGAACGGAAACGTTCTTCAAGACGGCGATGCTGTTACTGTCATTAAAGATTTAAAAGTAAAAGGAACTTCTTCAGTTGTGAAGATTGGTACGAAAGTAAAGAGTATCCGTCTAGTTGATGGCGATCACGATATTGATTGCAAAATCGATGGTTTCGGAGCTATGAAGTTAAAATCACAATTCGTTAAGAAGGCGTAA
- a CDS encoding DUF2628 domain-containing protein: protein MYVKGTVLQETISPQELHKVVQKNTAYYDFKWGKVENPAQGNTWNWVAFFFPTFWLAYRKMYKLFIILTLLAVPSIVVTPFIDIPDGIYLTCSLVLQLGMMIFTGWQGNRLYYKHAVRVLHKGEGTPDHEKAYYLQSKGSASFAGMIGLQVIVMIVFGGAMFGFSLLPTEPNIKNVVRSSSEGVTLEIMTDNPTWKFVKKEQDYDVVEFTGYDYTEKKNVKIKFAVYFSEDYFEWQEVYENNKKLSEDELEEYQFHIEENGWIF, encoded by the coding sequence ATGTACGTGAAGGGCACTGTTTTACAAGAAACAATTTCTCCGCAAGAGTTGCATAAAGTTGTTCAAAAGAATACAGCTTATTATGACTTTAAGTGGGGCAAAGTAGAAAATCCAGCGCAAGGGAATACGTGGAATTGGGTGGCCTTTTTCTTCCCAACGTTTTGGTTAGCTTATCGTAAAATGTATAAGTTGTTTATTATACTTACGTTATTGGCGGTACCTAGTATCGTTGTAACTCCTTTTATAGATATTCCAGATGGAATTTATTTAACATGTAGTTTAGTTCTTCAGTTAGGAATGATGATATTTACTGGATGGCAAGGAAATCGTTTATATTATAAGCACGCTGTTCGTGTTCTACATAAGGGAGAAGGTACGCCTGATCATGAGAAAGCATATTACTTACAATCAAAAGGCAGCGCTAGTTTTGCTGGTATGATTGGTTTACAGGTCATAGTGATGATAGTATTTGGTGGAGCTATGTTTGGATTTTCCCTTTTACCAACTGAGCCGAATATTAAAAATGTCGTTCGTTCAAGTAGTGAAGGTGTTACTTTAGAGATTATGACGGATAATCCAACTTGGAAGTTTGTGAAGAAAGAGCAAGATTATGATGTAGTAGAATTTACTGGTTATGATTATACAGAGAAGAAAAACGTGAAAATTAAATTTGCTGTTTATTTTAGTGAAGACTATTTTGAATGGCAAGAAGTATATGAGAATAATAAGAAATTAAGTGAAGATGAGCTAGAAGAGTATCAATTTCACATTGAGGAAAATGGTTGGATATTCTAG